In one window of Nocardiopsis aegyptia DNA:
- a CDS encoding Rossmann-like and DUF2520 domain-containing protein, which translates to METTQGRPARLRVGVIGPGRVGSVLGLALGRAGHKVVAASAVSEASRKRVADRLPTARILEPAQVAEAADLVLLTVPDDELAELVEGLAATGTDLRGKILVHASGAHGYGVLAPATIVGALPLALHPAMTFTGRPEDVDRLAHCAFGVTAPEQLRPIAEALVVEMGAEPVWIAEDKRTLYHAALAGGANHLVTLVADSASLLSAAGVPEPGRLLAPMLSAALDNALRLGIHGLSGPVLRGDAGTVAGHIEQLRENAPESVASYVELARLTADRAINAGMLDPADAARLLDVLRR; encoded by the coding sequence ATGGAGACGACGCAGGGGCGCCCCGCCCGACTGCGGGTCGGAGTCATCGGACCCGGCCGGGTCGGATCCGTGCTCGGCCTGGCCCTGGGCCGCGCCGGACACAAAGTGGTCGCCGCGTCCGCGGTCTCCGAGGCCTCCAGGAAACGGGTCGCCGACCGCCTGCCCACCGCACGGATCCTCGAACCCGCCCAGGTCGCCGAAGCCGCCGACCTCGTCCTGCTCACCGTCCCCGACGACGAACTCGCCGAACTCGTCGAGGGCCTGGCGGCCACCGGCACCGACCTGCGGGGCAAGATCCTCGTCCACGCCAGCGGAGCCCACGGGTACGGCGTCCTCGCGCCCGCCACCATCGTCGGCGCCCTGCCGCTGGCCCTGCACCCGGCGATGACCTTCACCGGCCGGCCCGAGGACGTCGACCGCCTCGCCCACTGCGCCTTCGGCGTCACCGCGCCCGAACAGCTGCGCCCCATCGCCGAGGCCCTCGTCGTCGAGATGGGCGCCGAACCGGTGTGGATCGCCGAGGACAAGCGCACGCTCTACCACGCGGCCCTCGCCGGGGGCGCCAACCACCTGGTGACGCTGGTGGCCGACAGCGCCTCCCTGCTCTCCGCCGCCGGGGTCCCCGAGCCCGGCCGCCTGCTCGCCCCCATGCTCAGCGCGGCCCTGGACAACGCCCTGCGCCTGGGCATCCACGGACTGAGCGGCCCCGTCCTGCGCGGCGACGCGGGAACCGTCGCGGGCCACATCGAACAGCTGCGCGAGAACGCGCCCGAGAGCGTCGCCAGCTACGTCGAACTCGCCCGGCTCACCGCCGACCGCGCCATCAACGCGGGCATGCTCGACCCGGCCGACGCCGCGCGCCTCCTCGACGTCCTGCGGCGCTGA
- the panC gene encoding pantoate--beta-alanine ligase: MTERTPRPATTGRPLVVHTAEELRRALADAGRVALVPTMGALHTGHRSLMRIARDRADTVVVSVFVNPLQFGPGEDFDRYPRTLDTDTEVCAEEGVDVVFAPTVATMYPTEPMVTVQAGAMGELLEGASRPGFFTGVLTVVSKLLHLVAPDLAVFGQKDAQQIAVVRRMAADLSMPVEIVGAPTLRDPDGLAVSSRNVYLSDDERASALALNRALAAGRDSAADGPAAVRAAARAVLDEAAKAVPPVELDYLALVDPATFTDAPADFEGEAVLAVAARVGSTRLIDNTPVTFPPDRPGRRRDGRRRPVTGPASTALPERDPR; encoded by the coding sequence ATGACCGAACGCACACCCAGGCCCGCGACCACCGGGCGGCCCCTCGTCGTCCACACCGCCGAGGAGCTCCGACGCGCCCTCGCCGACGCCGGACGCGTCGCCCTGGTCCCCACCATGGGCGCCCTCCACACGGGGCACCGCAGTCTCATGCGCATCGCCCGGGACCGGGCGGACACCGTCGTCGTCAGCGTCTTCGTCAACCCGCTGCAGTTCGGCCCCGGCGAGGACTTCGACCGCTACCCCAGGACGCTCGACACCGACACCGAGGTGTGCGCCGAGGAGGGCGTCGACGTCGTCTTCGCGCCCACGGTCGCCACCATGTACCCCACCGAGCCGATGGTCACCGTCCAGGCCGGGGCCATGGGCGAACTCCTGGAGGGCGCCTCCCGCCCCGGCTTCTTCACGGGCGTGCTCACCGTCGTCAGCAAGCTCCTGCACCTGGTCGCCCCCGACCTGGCGGTCTTCGGGCAGAAGGACGCCCAGCAGATCGCGGTCGTGCGGCGCATGGCCGCCGACCTCTCCATGCCGGTCGAGATCGTCGGCGCCCCCACGCTGCGCGACCCCGACGGACTGGCCGTCTCCAGCCGCAACGTCTACCTCTCCGATGACGAGCGCGCCAGCGCCCTGGCCCTGAACCGCGCGCTCGCCGCCGGGCGCGACAGCGCCGCGGACGGCCCCGCCGCCGTGCGCGCCGCCGCCCGCGCCGTCCTGGACGAGGCCGCGAAGGCGGTCCCGCCCGTCGAACTCGACTACCTCGCCCTCGTGGACCCCGCCACCTTCACCGACGCGCCCGCCGACTTCGAGGGCGAAGCCGTCCTCGCCGTCGCGGCCAGGGTCGGCTCCACCCGGCTCATCGACAACACGCCGGTCACCTTCCCCCCCGACCGCCCCGGCCGACGCCGTGACGGACGCCGGCGCCCTGTGACCGGCCCGGCGTCGACGGCACTTCCCGAGAGAGACCCCAGATGA